One Thermus sp. CCB_US3_UF1 DNA window includes the following coding sequences:
- a CDS encoding aminotransferase class III-fold pyridoxal phosphate-dependent enzyme has product MDLKALHKKHVLTPWVAQAALNPPLVVRGEGVWLYDQEGHRYLDFSAGLVAVNLGHAHPRLVRAIAEQAGRLAYAPPSFFHDGRALLAQALSQLSPWPEGGRVFFTPSGTEANEDALKFVRHLTGRPKVLAAYRSFHGATHAAASLTGENRRWPAEPGVPGVVHFFAPYPYRSPFHTEDPKEETRRALDHLERVLLHEDPGRVAAIFLEPVVGSNGVIVYPEGYLQGVRALCDRHGILLVFDEVMTGFGRLGAAFGGERFGVVPDLITFAKGVTSAYVPLGGVLLREGLARRFDEVPLPTGHTYAGHPLAVAAGLAALRAYQEEGIFPRVRAMEGFFREVLGDLAARHPLVGEVRGLGAFFGLELVRDRKDKEPLSPWHGPVSPPMQALQRALLQEGVYLMAKHNILLVAPPLTIREEEFLEGVERLSRALRRVEVEVLG; this is encoded by the coding sequence ATGGACCTCAAGGCCCTGCACAAGAAGCACGTCCTCACCCCCTGGGTGGCCCAGGCTGCCCTCAACCCCCCCCTTGTGGTGCGAGGGGAGGGGGTCTGGCTTTACGACCAGGAGGGGCACCGCTACCTGGACTTCTCCGCCGGCCTGGTGGCGGTGAACCTGGGCCACGCCCACCCCAGGCTGGTCCGGGCCATCGCCGAGCAGGCGGGGAGGCTGGCCTACGCCCCCCCCAGCTTCTTCCATGACGGGCGGGCCCTCCTGGCCCAGGCCCTCTCCCAACTGAGCCCCTGGCCCGAGGGGGGGCGGGTCTTCTTCACCCCTTCGGGGACCGAGGCCAACGAGGACGCCCTGAAGTTCGTCCGCCACCTCACGGGCCGGCCCAAGGTCCTGGCCGCCTACCGTTCCTTCCACGGGGCCACCCACGCCGCCGCCAGCCTGACGGGGGAGAACCGCCGCTGGCCCGCGGAGCCGGGGGTCCCCGGCGTGGTGCACTTCTTCGCCCCTTACCCCTACCGGAGCCCCTTCCACACGGAAGACCCCAAGGAGGAAACCCGGCGGGCCCTGGACCACCTGGAGCGGGTCCTCCTCCACGAGGACCCTGGGAGGGTGGCGGCCATCTTCCTGGAGCCCGTGGTGGGCTCCAACGGGGTCATCGTTTACCCCGAGGGGTATCTGCAGGGGGTGCGGGCCCTTTGCGACCGGCACGGGATCCTTCTGGTCTTTGACGAGGTGATGACCGGGTTTGGCCGCCTGGGTGCGGCCTTCGGCGGGGAGCGCTTTGGGGTGGTGCCGGATCTCATCACCTTCGCCAAGGGGGTGACCTCGGCCTACGTGCCCTTGGGGGGGGTGCTCCTGCGGGAGGGCCTGGCCCGGCGCTTTGACGAGGTTCCCCTGCCCACGGGCCACACCTACGCCGGCCACCCCTTGGCGGTGGCCGCGGGGCTTGCCGCCCTCCGGGCCTACCAGGAGGAGGGGATCTTTCCCCGGGTCCGGGCCATGGAGGGCTTCTTCCGCGAGGTGCTTGGGGACCTGGCTGCCCGCCACCCCTTGGTGGGGGAGGTGCGGGGGCTTGGGGCTTTCTTCGGGCTGGAGCTGGTGCGGGACCGCAAGGACAAGGAGCCCCTCTCCCCCTGGCACGGCCCCGTTAGCCCCCCCATGCAGGCCCTCCAGAGGGCCCTCCTGCAGGAGGGGGTCTACCTCATGGCCAAGCACAACATCCTCCTGGTGGCCCCGCCCCTCACCATCCGCGAGGAGGAGTTCCTGGAGGGGGTGGAGCGGCTTTCCCGGGCCCTGAGGCGGGTGGAGGTGGAGGTCCTGGGCTAA
- a CDS encoding ABC-ATPase domain-containing protein, giving the protein MRRLSDLFSLLASLEGRPYPLYKGLGGAWQGEGFTLCFVHVQGDPFASPSVVEVRYPPQALEGLWVFTRPEGRVAVEDFLLRTLKSRLRHLPPVGGSGHSGRVWVEVESPKILKRAGAHLGEGGLYLRFRVGLPAAGRRILGKEAERLFRALAEHLRGLLPELEGRALLRHVHQAEDFAHIQEGLAGRGLVAFVGEGAILPRESGVSQRPLRGAVPFLSPPALRVGFRVPHAGEVFGMGLPQGLTLITGGGFHGKTTLLEALVHGVFPHVPGDGREWVVTEARAQRVQSEDGRSVQGVDLRPFVHGLPLGLDTAFFSTEDASGSTSLAAAILEALELGAQVLLLDEDTSATNLLVRDARMQALVRQETLTPLLDRVAEFKAQGISLVLVVGGVGDYLELADTVVLMEAYRPQEVTAEARRVAQAHPTGRRFGGPGYPLRVVPRAPLPESFDPRRGRKARVRGRGLRELLYGEEVVDLSALDLFEEAQVRAIGALFRLLERRADGKTPLRALVEGVLGEGDLFALEEVPELAQVRPLELGAAANRLRGLLVRQVAGG; this is encoded by the coding sequence ATGCGGCGGCTTTCCGACCTCTTCTCCCTTCTTGCCTCCCTCGAGGGCCGCCCCTACCCCCTGTACAAGGGCCTTGGGGGGGCCTGGCAGGGGGAGGGGTTTACCCTCTGCTTCGTCCACGTTCAGGGGGACCCCTTCGCCTCCCCCAGCGTGGTGGAGGTGCGCTACCCGCCCCAGGCCCTAGAGGGGCTTTGGGTCTTTACCCGGCCCGAGGGCCGGGTGGCGGTGGAGGACTTCCTCCTGCGCACCCTGAAGTCCCGCCTCCGCCACCTGCCCCCTGTGGGGGGGAGCGGCCACTCGGGGAGGGTTTGGGTGGAGGTGGAAAGCCCCAAGATCCTGAAGCGGGCCGGGGCCCACCTGGGGGAGGGGGGGCTTTACCTCCGCTTCCGCGTGGGCCTGCCCGCGGCGGGCCGGCGCATCCTGGGCAAGGAGGCGGAAAGGCTCTTCCGGGCCCTAGCGGAGCACCTCAGGGGCCTTCTTCCCGAGCTGGAGGGGAGGGCCCTCCTGCGCCATGTGCACCAGGCCGAGGACTTCGCCCACATCCAGGAGGGCCTGGCCGGGCGGGGCCTGGTGGCCTTCGTGGGGGAGGGGGCCATCCTGCCCCGGGAAAGCGGGGTGAGCCAGCGCCCCCTGAGGGGGGCCGTCCCCTTTCTCTCCCCTCCTGCCCTCCGGGTGGGTTTCCGGGTACCCCACGCGGGGGAGGTTTTCGGCATGGGCCTGCCCCAGGGCCTCACCCTCATCACCGGCGGGGGCTTCCACGGCAAGACCACCCTCCTGGAGGCCCTGGTCCACGGGGTCTTCCCCCACGTGCCCGGGGATGGGCGGGAGTGGGTGGTGACGGAGGCCCGGGCCCAGCGGGTCCAGTCCGAGGACGGCAGGAGCGTCCAGGGGGTGGACCTCAGGCCCTTCGTCCACGGCCTCCCCCTGGGCTTGGACACCGCCTTCTTCTCCACCGAGGACGCCTCGGGCTCCACCAGCCTGGCTGCGGCCATCCTCGAGGCCTTGGAGCTTGGGGCCCAGGTCCTCCTCCTGGACGAGGACACCTCGGCCACCAACCTCCTGGTGCGGGACGCCCGCATGCAGGCCCTGGTGCGCCAGGAAACCCTCACCCCCCTCCTGGACCGGGTGGCGGAGTTCAAGGCCCAAGGGATCAGCCTGGTCCTGGTGGTGGGGGGCGTGGGGGACTACCTGGAGCTGGCGGACACCGTGGTCCTCATGGAGGCCTACCGCCCCCAGGAGGTGACGGCGGAGGCCCGGAGGGTGGCCCAGGCCCACCCCACGGGCCGGCGCTTCGGCGGGCCCGGCTACCCCTTGCGGGTGGTCCCCCGGGCCCCCTTGCCGGAAAGCTTTGACCCCCGGCGGGGCCGGAAGGCCCGGGTGAGGGGAAGGGGCCTGCGGGAGCTCCTCTATGGGGAGGAGGTGGTGGACCTCTCTGCCCTGGACCTCTTTGAAGAGGCCCAGGTGCGGGCCATCGGCGCCCTTTTCCGCCTCCTGGAGCGCCGGGCGGACGGGAAGACCCCCTTGCGGGCCCTGGTGGAGGGGGTCCTGGGGGAGGGGGACCTTTTCGCCCTGGAGGAGGTTCCCGAGCTGGCCCAGGTCCGTCCCCTGGAGCTGGGGGCGGCGGCCAACCGCCTGCGGGGCCTCCTGGTGCGGCAGGTGGCGGGGGGGTAG
- a CDS encoding PucR family transcriptional regulator: MGLPLEELLTLPALARARLLGGDPRRRVSWVHVVDLPDPGPWVRPGQLVLTTGYAWPREEGALRGFAQGLAERGPAAVALAVPQFFERFPQAALEVLVPRGIAALELPWEVPFAQVTEEVLRHLLARQLSLQERVQTLHRALMQSVLDREDLGAFLQRLSQLLGRPVHLAQAPQGLAVPIPLGRERGGYLVLEGEGEEWERQALENAALVAGLILAHQRALAEQEARLGYAFLDALLEGRREALTPERARAFGLDMAGRYRLGLLLLPLPLPLNEEGFQERERVLREVRGILRRRGGSALLSVNLNQVRFLLPEGLDPKGFFLELPGPWPLYLSRPRTLSELAGALEEVERLLAFREPGVYLYEAHLVPRLLLGDLEARRELLARLAALRQAERASLLAWVRQGFSYKKAAEALGVHLNTLRYRLARAEAKLGLSLGDPEDRFVVELAVRIWVLEHKEDA, encoded by the coding sequence ATGGGCCTGCCCCTGGAGGAACTCCTCACCCTCCCGGCCCTGGCGCGGGCCCGCCTCCTGGGGGGTGACCCCAGGCGCCGGGTTTCCTGGGTGCACGTGGTGGACCTGCCCGACCCCGGGCCCTGGGTGCGGCCCGGCCAGCTGGTCCTCACCACGGGCTACGCCTGGCCCCGGGAGGAGGGAGCCCTAAGGGGCTTTGCCCAGGGGCTGGCCGAGCGGGGGCCCGCCGCTGTGGCCTTGGCGGTGCCCCAGTTCTTTGAGCGCTTTCCCCAGGCGGCCCTCGAGGTCCTGGTGCCGCGGGGGATCGCCGCCTTGGAGCTGCCCTGGGAGGTGCCCTTTGCCCAGGTGACCGAGGAGGTCCTCCGGCACCTCCTGGCCCGGCAGCTTTCCCTGCAGGAGAGGGTGCAGACCCTGCACCGGGCCCTGATGCAGTCGGTCCTGGACCGGGAGGACCTGGGGGCCTTTCTGCAACGGCTATCCCAGCTTCTGGGCCGGCCGGTGCACCTGGCCCAGGCCCCCCAGGGCCTGGCCGTGCCCATCCCCTTGGGCCGGGAGCGGGGGGGGTACCTGGTCCTGGAAGGGGAGGGGGAGGAGTGGGAGCGCCAGGCCCTGGAGAACGCGGCCTTGGTGGCCGGCCTCATCCTGGCCCACCAGCGGGCCTTGGCCGAGCAGGAGGCCCGGCTGGGGTACGCCTTCCTGGACGCCCTCTTGGAGGGCCGTCGTGAGGCCCTCACCCCGGAACGGGCCCGGGCCTTTGGCCTGGACATGGCGGGCCGTTACCGCTTGGGCCTCCTCTTGCTTCCCCTGCCCCTGCCCCTCAATGAGGAAGGCTTCCAGGAAAGGGAGCGGGTCCTGCGGGAGGTGCGGGGGATTTTGCGGCGCCGGGGCGGTTCGGCCCTGCTTTCTGTGAACCTAAACCAGGTGCGCTTCCTCCTGCCCGAGGGCCTGGACCCCAAGGGCTTTTTCCTGGAGCTTCCCGGCCCTTGGCCCCTTTACCTTTCCCGGCCCCGGACCCTGAGCGAGTTGGCGGGGGCCTTGGAGGAGGTGGAGCGCCTTCTGGCCTTTCGCGAGCCCGGGGTTTACCTGTACGAGGCCCACCTGGTGCCCCGCCTTCTCCTGGGGGACCTCGAGGCCCGCCGGGAACTCCTGGCCCGGCTCGCTGCCCTCCGCCAGGCCGAGCGGGCCTCCCTGCTGGCCTGGGTCCGCCAGGGCTTCTCCTACAAAAAGGCCGCGGAAGCCCTAGGGGTCCACCTCAACACCCTGCGCTACCGCCTGGCCCGGGCGGAGGCCAAGCTGGGCCTTTCCCTGGGGGACCCGGAGGACCGCTTCGTGGTGGAGCTGGCGGTCCGGATCTGGGTTTTAGAGCACAAAGAAGACGCCTGA
- the gabT gene encoding 4-aminobutyrate--2-oxoglutarate transaminase, which translates to MALVESRNQALWQLREQYIPRGVAQAHPIFAARAEGVRIWDVDGKEYLDFAGGIGVMNVGHGHPRVLQAVRAQLERFTHVAFQVTPYEVYLRLAERLAHLAPGEGPKKTLFLTTGAEAVENAVKIARAFTGRPAVVALTHGFHGRTLLGMSLTGKAGYYKQNFGPFAPEVYHAPVPYPYRGVSEAQALEGLEELFRTQVDPERVAALILEPVLGEGGFIPLSPDYLQAVRRLTQAHGILLVADEIQSGFGRTGRFWAIQHSGVVPDLLLFAKSVAAGLPLSGVVGRAEVMDAPRPGGLGGTYAGNPLACAAGLAVLEVFQEEGLLERAQTLGERLWQGLVSLQARFPQVGEVRGLGPMVALELVRDPVGKAPAPEAAQRVLEAARARGLILLKAGMYGNVIRVLVPLTAGEEEVQEGLRRLEGALEEALTEEG; encoded by the coding sequence GTGGCCCTGGTGGAGTCGCGAAACCAAGCCCTTTGGCAGTTGCGGGAGCAGTACATCCCCCGGGGGGTGGCCCAGGCCCACCCTATCTTCGCCGCCCGGGCGGAGGGGGTTCGCATCTGGGACGTGGACGGCAAGGAGTACCTGGACTTCGCCGGGGGCATAGGGGTGATGAACGTGGGCCACGGGCATCCCCGGGTCCTGCAGGCGGTCCGGGCCCAGCTGGAGCGCTTCACCCACGTGGCCTTCCAGGTAACCCCCTACGAGGTCTACCTCCGCCTGGCCGAGCGGCTGGCCCACCTGGCCCCCGGGGAAGGCCCCAAAAAAACCCTTTTCCTCACCACGGGGGCCGAGGCGGTGGAGAACGCGGTGAAGATCGCCCGGGCCTTCACCGGCCGCCCGGCGGTGGTGGCCCTAACCCACGGGTTCCACGGGCGCACCCTGCTGGGCATGTCCCTCACGGGTAAGGCGGGCTACTACAAGCAAAACTTTGGACCTTTCGCCCCCGAGGTCTACCACGCCCCCGTGCCCTACCCCTACCGGGGGGTTTCCGAGGCCCAGGCTTTGGAGGGCCTCGAGGAGCTCTTCCGCACCCAGGTGGATCCCGAGCGGGTGGCGGCCCTCATTCTGGAACCGGTCCTGGGCGAGGGGGGGTTTATCCCCCTTTCCCCGGACTACCTGCAGGCGGTGCGCCGGCTTACCCAGGCCCACGGCATCCTTCTGGTAGCGGACGAGATCCAGTCCGGGTTTGGCCGCACCGGCCGCTTCTGGGCCATCCAGCACAGCGGGGTGGTGCCCGACCTCCTCCTCTTCGCCAAAAGCGTGGCCGCTGGGCTTCCCCTTTCCGGGGTGGTGGGCCGGGCCGAGGTCATGGATGCCCCCAGGCCCGGGGGGCTTGGCGGCACCTACGCGGGCAACCCCCTGGCCTGCGCCGCCGGCCTGGCGGTGCTGGAGGTCTTCCAGGAGGAAGGTTTGTTGGAGCGGGCCCAGACCTTAGGGGAGCGTCTTTGGCAGGGCCTGGTCTCCCTGCAGGCCCGCTTTCCCCAGGTGGGGGAGGTGCGGGGCCTGGGGCCCATGGTGGCCCTGGAGCTGGTTCGGGACCCGGTGGGCAAGGCGCCCGCCCCTGAGGCAGCCCAGCGGGTCCTGGAGGCGGCCCGCGCCCGGGGCCTCATCCTGCTCAAGGCGGGGATGTACGGGAACGTGATCCGGGTGCTGGTGCCCTTGACGGCCGGCGAGGAGGAGGTCCAGGAGGGGCTTCGCCGTTTGGAAGGGGCTTTGGAGGAGGCCTTGACGGAGGAGGGGTGA
- a CDS encoding ABC transporter ATP-binding protein, which translates to MRGIFALARRKRKGEAGTWEGPPPGAQGGGRAEALGAGAEGLRLQGLRKRFGELEVLKGISLEVRRGEFFTLLGPSGCGKTTLLRVVAGFEVPDAGRVVLSGRDLTGLPAHQRPVNTVFQNYALFPHLSVYENVAFGLRSRRFPEDQVRAKVGYALGLLRLESLVHRYPHQLSGGQKQRVALARALVNEPEVLLLDEPMSALDAQLRAEVQVELRNLQRRLGATFILVTHDQEEAMAVSDRIGVMEGGQLLQVGSPEEVYERPRTRFVAEFLGAANLIPARRTPLGVETPFGPFPLKVPWEEGLLALRPERVEVFPHPVPGGVPLRVRQVVYRGAYLEAFLEPPLRVRTALRLEPGQEVFVRLPQEGLVVLYG; encoded by the coding sequence GTGAGAGGAATCTTCGCGCTCGCCAGGCGGAAACGCAAGGGGGAGGCCGGAACCTGGGAGGGGCCTCCTCCCGGGGCCCAAGGGGGTGGCCGGGCCGAGGCCCTGGGGGCGGGGGCGGAGGGGCTTCGCCTCCAGGGCCTTAGGAAGCGCTTCGGGGAGCTGGAGGTCCTGAAGGGGATTTCCTTGGAGGTGCGCCGGGGAGAGTTCTTTACCCTTTTGGGACCCTCGGGCTGCGGCAAGACCACCCTGCTGCGGGTGGTGGCGGGGTTTGAGGTGCCGGACGCCGGACGGGTGGTGCTTTCCGGACGGGACCTCACCGGGCTTCCCGCCCACCAGCGGCCGGTAAACACCGTGTTCCAGAACTACGCCCTCTTTCCCCACCTCAGCGTGTACGAGAACGTGGCCTTTGGCCTGCGAAGCCGCCGCTTCCCCGAGGACCAGGTGCGGGCCAAGGTGGGGTACGCCCTGGGCCTTTTGCGCCTGGAGTCCTTGGTCCACCGCTACCCCCACCAGCTTTCCGGGGGGCAGAAGCAGCGGGTGGCCCTGGCCCGGGCCCTGGTCAATGAGCCGGAGGTCCTGCTGCTGGACGAGCCCATGAGCGCCCTGGATGCCCAGCTGCGGGCCGAGGTGCAGGTGGAGCTCAGGAACCTCCAGCGTCGGCTAGGGGCCACCTTCATCCTGGTGACCCACGACCAGGAAGAGGCCATGGCCGTTTCCGACCGCATCGGGGTCATGGAGGGGGGGCAGCTTCTGCAGGTGGGGAGCCCCGAGGAGGTCTACGAGAGGCCCCGGACCCGCTTCGTGGCGGAGTTCCTGGGGGCGGCCAACCTCATTCCTGCCCGGCGGACCCCCCTGGGGGTGGAAACCCCCTTTGGCCCCTTCCCCCTAAAGGTGCCTTGGGAGGAAGGCCTTTTGGCCCTGCGCCCCGAGCGGGTGGAGGTCTTTCCCCATCCCGTGCCGGGGGGGGTGCCCCTCCGGGTACGCCAGGTGGTCTACCGGGGGGCCTACCTCGAGGCCTTCCTGGAACCCCCTTTGCGTGTGCGCACCGCCTTGCGGCTGGAGCCGGGGCAGGAGGTCTTCGTCCGTTTGCCCCAGGAGGGGTTGGTGGTCCTCTATGGCTAG
- a CDS encoding ABC transporter permease: MARLLVWYGELATARSLFLRGLLLVLPGLLWLLAFLVLPGLLLLPLSLAERGSFGEVVWTFSLENYRRLLGFGVLGYSPDNLLALLRTLWVALVTTGLCLLLAYPIAFFIRSQPPRRRYLYLALVLIPFWTNLVIRTYAWQLLLAPEMPLARGFSALGWLEPGMALFPSGLAVYLGMVSAFLPFMVLPLYSSVERLDESLLEAVRDLYGGPLRVFLHGVLPQTLPGLTVGVILTFIPAMGMFVVPDLLGGAKHLLVGNLVQQAFYTMRDWPYGAALSLVLIVFTLVALRLYRRYGKEVELA; encoded by the coding sequence ATGGCTAGGCTTTTGGTTTGGTACGGGGAGCTCGCCACGGCCAGAAGCCTTTTCCTGCGGGGCCTCCTCCTGGTGTTGCCCGGCCTGCTTTGGCTTCTGGCCTTCTTGGTCCTGCCTGGCCTTCTCCTCCTGCCCCTCTCCCTGGCGGAGCGGGGGAGCTTTGGCGAGGTGGTGTGGACCTTCAGCCTGGAAAACTACCGGCGGCTCCTGGGCTTTGGCGTTTTGGGCTATAGTCCCGACAACCTGCTGGCCCTCCTGCGCACCCTCTGGGTGGCCTTGGTCACCACGGGGCTCTGCCTGCTCCTGGCCTACCCCATCGCCTTTTTCATCCGCTCCCAGCCCCCTAGACGGCGCTACCTCTACCTCGCCTTGGTCCTCATCCCCTTTTGGACCAACCTGGTGATCCGCACCTACGCCTGGCAGCTCCTCCTGGCCCCGGAGATGCCCCTGGCCCGGGGGTTTTCCGCTTTGGGATGGCTGGAGCCCGGCATGGCCCTTTTCCCCAGCGGCCTGGCCGTCTACCTGGGCATGGTGAGCGCCTTCTTGCCCTTCATGGTCCTGCCCCTTTACTCCAGCGTGGAGCGGTTGGATGAGAGCCTTCTGGAGGCGGTGCGGGACCTGTATGGGGGGCCCCTGCGCGTCTTCCTCCACGGGGTCTTGCCCCAGACCCTGCCGGGCCTGACCGTGGGGGTCATCCTCACCTTCATCCCCGCCATGGGGATGTTCGTGGTGCCGGACCTTCTGGGGGGGGCCAAGCACCTTCTGGTGGGCAACCTGGTGCAGCAGGCCTTCTACACCATGCGGGACTGGCCTTATGGGGCCGCCCTGAGCCTGGTCTTGATCGTCTTTACCCTGGTAGCCCTGCGCCTTTACCGCCGTTATGGGAAGGAGGTGGAGCTGGCGTGA
- a CDS encoding ABC transporter permease translates to MRASPLTQAVALASLAFLYLPMLAVALFSFNRTRHGLGWGGFTLDWYARLFQNQALLEAAWNTLLLAFFSTLLATFLGTLLALGLERHPFGRRARAWLETALYLPVVTPDLILAAALVVAFSVLRLFVPLFEPGLPAMVVGHVTFQVAFVALVVMGRLKSLPRELDEAARDLYATYPDYLRRVLLPLLAPGIVAGAMLAFTLSLDDFVISFFTAGPTSQTLPLLIYASTRRGITPEIHAASTLLFLLTVVLVLGAERFTRRSA, encoded by the coding sequence GTGAGGGCCTCCCCCTTGACCCAGGCCGTGGCCCTGGCCTCCCTGGCCTTCTTGTACCTGCCCATGCTGGCCGTGGCCCTTTTCTCCTTCAACCGTACCCGCCACGGCCTGGGTTGGGGCGGGTTCACCCTGGACTGGTACGCCCGCCTCTTCCAGAACCAAGCCCTCCTGGAGGCGGCCTGGAACACCCTTCTCCTGGCCTTTTTCTCCACCCTGCTGGCCACCTTCTTGGGCACCCTTTTGGCCTTGGGCCTGGAGCGCCACCCTTTTGGCCGCCGGGCGCGGGCCTGGTTGGAGACCGCCTTGTACCTCCCCGTGGTTACCCCGGACCTGATCCTGGCCGCCGCCTTGGTGGTGGCCTTCAGCGTTCTGCGCCTCTTTGTCCCCCTATTTGAGCCTGGCCTTCCCGCCATGGTGGTGGGGCACGTTACCTTCCAGGTGGCCTTTGTGGCCCTGGTGGTGATGGGCCGCCTGAAGAGCCTCCCCCGGGAGCTGGACGAGGCGGCCCGCGACCTTTACGCCACCTACCCCGACTACCTCCGGCGGGTTCTCCTGCCCCTCCTGGCCCCGGGGATCGTGGCCGGGGCCATGCTGGCCTTTACCCTCTCCCTGGACGATTTCGTCATCAGCTTCTTCACCGCCGGGCCCACCAGCCAGACCCTTCCCCTCCTCATCTACGCCTCCACCCGGCGGGGCATCACCCCCGAGATCCACGCGGCGTCCACCTTGCTTTTCCTCCTCACGGTGGTTCTGGTCCTCGGCGCGGAGCGCTTTACCAGGAGGTCGGCATGA
- a CDS encoding spermidine/putrescine ABC transporter substrate-binding protein, whose amino-acid sequence MNKVLAWLGVLLALALAQKGELRLFIWSEYIDPALLEAFTKQYGYRVRVDLYESNEEMIAKLQAGGVSQYDLIFPSDFYVPSLIQLRLVQPLDQARIPNLKNLDEKFKSPPFDPGNRYSAAYQWGTTGLIYRKDRVAAPPSWAVLFQEPKAPFVLMDSSREMLGIALRYLGFSVNTKNPKEVQQAGQVLLQAKRSRYFLGFEGGVGGKNRVVAGAAAYAVVYNGDAVRAADEYPDRVGFAIPKEGATLWVDSMMIPARAPNPEAAHRFINFILEPKVGAQLSNFNRYATPNKAALAYINPTDRKNPAIYPSAEAMKRLEFILDLGKDNRLYDEVWTAVKSR is encoded by the coding sequence ATGAACAAGGTACTGGCGTGGTTAGGGGTTCTCTTGGCCTTGGCCCTGGCGCAGAAGGGGGAGCTTAGGCTTTTCATCTGGTCGGAGTACATCGATCCCGCCCTCCTCGAGGCCTTCACCAAGCAGTACGGTTACCGGGTGCGCGTGGACCTCTACGAGTCCAACGAGGAGATGATCGCCAAGCTCCAGGCGGGCGGGGTGAGCCAGTACGACCTCATCTTCCCTTCTGACTTTTACGTGCCTTCCCTCATCCAGCTCCGCCTGGTCCAGCCCCTGGACCAGGCCAGGATCCCCAACCTCAAGAACCTGGACGAGAAGTTCAAGAGCCCCCCCTTTGACCCGGGAAACCGTTACTCCGCTGCCTACCAGTGGGGGACCACGGGCCTCATCTACCGCAAGGACCGGGTGGCGGCCCCGCCAAGCTGGGCGGTCCTGTTCCAAGAGCCCAAGGCCCCCTTTGTTCTCATGGACTCCTCCCGGGAGATGCTGGGGATCGCCCTTCGGTACCTGGGCTTCTCCGTGAACACCAAAAATCCCAAGGAGGTGCAGCAGGCCGGGCAGGTGCTCCTCCAGGCCAAGCGGAGCCGCTACTTCTTGGGATTTGAGGGCGGGGTAGGGGGGAAGAACCGGGTGGTGGCGGGGGCGGCGGCCTACGCGGTGGTCTACAACGGGGATGCGGTGAGGGCCGCCGATGAGTACCCGGACCGGGTGGGCTTCGCCATCCCCAAGGAGGGGGCCACCCTTTGGGTGGACTCCATGATGATCCCCGCCCGGGCCCCCAACCCCGAGGCTGCCCACCGCTTCATCAACTTCATCCTCGAGCCCAAGGTGGGGGCCCAGCTCTCCAACTTCAACCGCTACGCCACCCCCAACAAGGCGGCCCTGGCCTACATCAACCCCACCGACCGCAAGAACCCCGCCATCTATCCCAGCGCCGAGGCCATGAAGCGCCTGGAGTTCATCCTGGACCTAGGCAAGGACAACCGCCTCTACGACGAGGTCTGGACCGCGGTGAAAAGCCGCTGA